Below is a window of Chryseobacterium arthrosphaerae DNA.
CTTTAAATACCGTAAAGGAACAACTGATCAATACTCCAAAACATCCTGCCCTGATCCCTGATTTTGAATTTACCCGGGAAAGTATGATCGAATACGGTCTGTCTCTTCCTTCTTTATTCAACATCGGAGTAAACGGGGATATTAAAAATGCAAAAAGTTTTTCCGTAAGGGTAAACAATGTAACCAAATCGAGAATAACAAATATTGATTCTCCCGGAATTGAAATTCTGAAAAATTATTCTCTTTTTACCCAATCAAAATCTAAGACGTACAGAAAGAATATTAAGTTTAATTATCTGAGCACCTCATTATTCTATGCCGAAAGTGTGGAAATTTTCCTGGAAAAAGATGCTGCCTCCGGATTAGACCTCAGCTTTCAGACCCAAGATGTAGAAGTGGATACCAAAATCGATACTGATACCCGGAAACATTTTATTTTAAAATACTCTGGAAATCAAGCTCCTTTTGCAGCAAAATTCACAAAAGGAAAGGATTTCAACATTATGTGATATTTTTTATTATTTTAGGTTCACTAAACCAAATAAAAATAAGTATCATGAGAAAATTAACGAAAAAAGATCTGAAAAACATTAATGGGGGAAGTCTAAGGTTCCCGGATGCTAATGGAAACTGCCCGGCAGGCTGGTATCTGTGCCCTACTAATATCTGTGTAGATGATAATGGCGGACAAGACCCTATTCATGAGGGACACCGTCATTACACCGCATGCTTTGGGAACGGTTAATCACAAAAAAAGAGGTTGTCTGTAAAATACGACAACCTCCTTTTCTTTTTTATAATGAAATCATCAGTTGATACAAACCAAATACTCTGTAATGCATCTTTCGTATCTGATTCTGTAGTTTGATGCTTATTATTTATTCAACAGGATGGCAGCTTCTTTTGCAAAATAGGTGAAAATCATGTCTGCACCAGCTCTTTTGAAGCAAGTCAAACTTTCAATGATCGTCTTGTCATTATCCAGCCAGCCATTCTGGGCAGCAGCTTTTACCATGGCATATTCTCCACTTACGTTGTATACAGCAATCGGAAGATCAATCGCTTCACGCACTTTGGAAACAATATCCAGGTAAGGAAGTCCCGGTTTGATCATGATCACATCTGCTCCTTCATCAATATCCTTAAATACTTCATTCAATGCTTCACGGGTATTGTGGAAGTCCATCTGGTATGTTTTTTTATCTTTCGGAATTTCCATATCATCTTTCGGAGCACTGTCTAAAGCGCTTCTGAAAGGCCCATAGAAAGAACTTGCATATTTAGCTGCATAGCTTACAATCCCTACATCTGTGAATCCGCTTTGTTCCAGCGCTTCACGGATCACCTGTACCCTGCCATCCATCATATCACTCGGTGCCACAAGGTCTGCTCCTGCTTCTGCATGAGAAACTGACATTCTTGCCAAAGCATCATTGGTGGCGTCATTTAAAACTTTTCCGTTTTCAATGATTCCGTCGTGGCCATAGATCGAATAAGGATCTAAAGCTACATCCGGCATGATGACCATTCCCGGCACGGCATCTTTGATAGCCTTTATCGTATTCTGCATCAATCCGTCCTTGTTCCATGCTTCTTTTCCTGTATTGTCTTTCAGATGTTCTGACACTTTCATGTACAAATTGACAGCTTTTACACCCAAAGAAAATAATTCCTTACATTCTTTCACTGTTAAATCTATACTCCGCCTAAAAATTCCCGGCATAGACGGGATTGCCTCCTGCTTGTTTTCGCCCTCCATTACGAAGATCGGCATTACAAAATCATCAGTTGTAAGCACATTTTCTCTTACCAGACTTCTGATAGATTCATTAACTCTAAGTCTTCTATTTCTTGAATGTATCATTTTGGAATACTTTTTGAATAAGTTTCTACAAATTTAATATAAGTTCTATAAAAAACTATTGTATGAGATTATAGAATTTGTTACATTTGTTATATATATTCGAGAAA
It encodes the following:
- the hemB gene encoding porphobilinogen synthase, coding for MIHSRNRRLRVNESIRSLVRENVLTTDDFVMPIFVMEGENKQEAIPSMPGIFRRSIDLTVKECKELFSLGVKAVNLYMKVSEHLKDNTGKEAWNKDGLMQNTIKAIKDAVPGMVIMPDVALDPYSIYGHDGIIENGKVLNDATNDALARMSVSHAEAGADLVAPSDMMDGRVQVIREALEQSGFTDVGIVSYAAKYASSFYGPFRSALDSAPKDDMEIPKDKKTYQMDFHNTREALNEVFKDIDEGADVIMIKPGLPYLDIVSKVREAIDLPIAVYNVSGEYAMVKAAAQNGWLDNDKTIIESLTCFKRAGADMIFTYFAKEAAILLNK
- a CDS encoding bacteriocin — its product is MRKLTKKDLKNINGGSLRFPDANGNCPAGWYLCPTNICVDDNGGQDPIHEGHRHYTACFGNG